The DNA window GAAGGCGTTCGAGAGCAACGGGATTCGCGCCCTCAACCTGATGAGCTCGCCCGGCTCGGGCAAGACAACCGTGCTCGCCGCCACCCTTGACGAACTCAGTGGCGAGGTCGCCGTCGGGGTGATCGAGGGCGATATCGCGACCGACCTCGACGCGGCTAAGCTCGGCGGCCGAGGAGCGCAGGTTTCGCTCCTCAACACCAGCAACGGCTTCGGCGGCGAATGCCACCTGGACGCACCGATGGTCAACCGGGCGCTGCAGGGCCTGGATCTTCCGGGGCTTGACCTGGTCATTGTCGAGAACGTCGGCAACCTGGTCTGCCCGGCCGAGTTCGACGTCGGCGAGCATGCCAAGGCAATGGTCTACTCCCTCACCGAGGGTGAGGACAAGCCGCTGAAGTACCCGGTGATGTTTCGCTCGGTGGATGTGGTCCTGCTCAACAAGATCGACCTGGCTCCCCATCTTGAGAGCGAC is part of the Mycolicibacterium tusciae JS617 genome and encodes:
- the hypB gene encoding hydrogenase nickel incorporation protein HypB, which encodes MGRFHRHDDGTAHAHEHGEHGHTHDHGDHSGYDTGSARVDVLESIFAENDVRADINRKAFESNGIRALNLMSSPGSGKTTVLAATLDELSGEVAVGVIEGDIATDLDAAKLGGRGAQVSLLNTSNGFGGECHLDAPMVNRALQGLDLPGLDLVIVENVGNLVCPAEFDVGEHAKAMVYSLTEGEDKPLKYPVMFRSVDVVLLNKIDLAPHLESDIDTYVAHIREVNPTATIFPVSAQTGEGMPAWFGWVRDFVARARTEPSGHHHHDDN